In Neofelis nebulosa isolate mNeoNeb1 chromosome 10, mNeoNeb1.pri, whole genome shotgun sequence, one DNA window encodes the following:
- the LOC131488784 gene encoding olfactory receptor 4C11-like has translation MNSSVTEFILLGLTQDPGKQKAVFGVFLIFYLATLLGNFLIVVTIKTSRTLGTPMYFFLFYLSFADTCFSTTTAPRLIVDALSHKKTISYNECMIQVFTFHLFGCMEILVLILMAFDRYVAICKPLRYTTIMSRHVCSVLVILAWVGSCIHSSAQIFLALRLPFCGPNVIDHYFCDLQPLLKLACMDTYVTNLLLVSNSGTICTVSFIILLMSYVVILYSLRNHSAEGRRKALSTCTSHFIVVVLFFGPCIFIYTRPPATFPIDKMVAVFYTIGTPLLNPLMYTLRNMEVKKAMKKLWCSKV, from the coding sequence ATGAATAGCAGTGTGACTGAATTCATTCTTCTTGGGTTGACACAGGATCCAGGAAAGCAGAAGGCAGTATTCGGGGTCTTCTTGATCTTTTACCTTGCGACACTGTTGGGGAACTTTCTCATTGTAGTGACTATTAAAACAAGCAGGACCCTTGGGactcccatgtacttcttcctgttCTATCTGTCTTTTGCTGACACTTGCTTCTCTACAACCACAGCCCCCAGATTGATTGTGGATGCCCTTTCTCACAAGAAGACCATTTCCTACAATGAGTGCATGATTCAGGTCTTTACATTCCATTTGTTTGGGTGCATGGAAATCTTGGTGCTCATCCTCATGGCTTTTGATCGCTATGTAGCCATTTGTAAGCCCTTGCGATACACAACCATCATGAGCCGGCACGTGTGCAGCGTTTTGGTGATTTTAGCCTGGGTGGGATCTTGTATCCACTCTTCGGCACAAATTTTCCTGGCTTTGAGATTGCCTTTCTGTGGCCCCAACGTGATTGACCACTATTTCTGTGACTTGCAGCCCTTGTTGAAACTTGCCTGCATGGACACTTATGTGACAAATTTGCTACTTGTTTCTAACAGTGGAACCATATGCACGGTGAGTTTCATAATCCTGCTTATGTCCTATGTTGTCATCTTGTACTCTCTGCGTAACCACAGTGCTGAAGGAAGGCGAAAAGCCCTTTCCACCTGCACCTCCCACTTTATTGTGGTTGTCTTATTTTTTGGTCCATGCATATTCATATACACACGCCCCCCAGCTACATTTCCAATAGACAAAATGGTGGCTGTGTTTTATACAATTGGGACCCCCTTGCTCAACCCTCTGATGTATACACTGAGGAATATGGAAGTGAAAAAAGCCATGAAGAAATTATGGTGTAGCAAAGTATGA